In Candidatus Cloacimonadaceae bacterium, one DNA window encodes the following:
- a CDS encoding CsgG/HfaB family protein, translating into MRLVKWIAVVTVLLIVVACATTAVKMTVKRPAEVNMKNFKKIALGDLTGGEGDHANDLMDMFTTKLVNSSYFEAVVDRQNLKGILSEHKLSNSGLIDENSSAQLGQFLGAAALVFGRVSTDNYKETVTFEDVVRENYETKQKYNVRVYTRTGTYTLGVNVRISDVQTAKIIGVKELMSARYSTKKADNKQPAAIDVNSLYTAATNDISNQFMKLVVPYDVMVEAKFETDAKNLPELGLAIKQVQIGETNEALIMFTDATKKPALLPKIQAKAFYNLGLLQMYVGQCDDSILNLKEAYKLNPSSKKYAAAITTAKQEKTAADKLKQQTD; encoded by the coding sequence ATGAGATTGGTAAAGTGGATCGCAGTAGTAACAGTTCTGTTAATTGTGGTTGCTTGTGCAACAACAGCAGTTAAGATGACGGTAAAAAGGCCGGCAGAAGTAAACATGAAGAACTTCAAGAAGATTGCATTAGGTGATTTAACCGGTGGTGAAGGAGATCATGCAAATGACCTAATGGACATGTTTACAACAAAGTTGGTAAATTCCAGTTATTTTGAGGCAGTTGTGGATAGACAAAACCTTAAGGGGATATTGTCAGAACACAAGCTCAGCAATTCAGGGCTTATCGATGAAAACAGCTCTGCTCAATTGGGTCAATTTCTTGGAGCTGCCGCATTGGTGTTTGGCAGGGTCTCCACCGATAATTACAAAGAAACGGTTACCTTTGAAGATGTAGTAAGAGAAAACTATGAGACTAAGCAAAAATACAATGTCCGAGTTTACACAAGAACAGGAACTTACACGTTAGGTGTTAATGTCAGAATAAGTGATGTTCAAACTGCTAAAATAATCGGCGTAAAAGAACTAATGTCTGCAAGGTACAGCACAAAAAAGGCTGATAATAAGCAACCTGCGGCGATTGATGTAAACAGCTTATATACGGCTGCTACCAATGACATTAGCAATCAGTTTATGAAACTGGTTGTCCCCTACGATGTTATGGTAGAAGCTAAATTTGAAACAGATGCGAAAAATCTACCAGAGTTGGGTTTAGCGATTAAGCAAGTTCAAATTGGAGAAACAAACGAAGCTTTGATTATGTTTACTGATGCTACTAAAAAACCCGCCTTACTCCCCAAAATCCAAGCCAAGGCTTTTTACAATCTTGGTTTGTTGCAAATGTATGTAGGTCAATGTGATGATAGTATTCTCAATCTAAAAGAAGCCTATAAGCTCAATCCCAGCAGTAAGAAATATGCTGCAGCAATAACTACGGCAAAACAAGAAAAAACTGCTGCTGACAAGCTTAAGCAGCAAACAGATTAG
- a CDS encoding LPP20 family lipoprotein translates to MTAPIFASVKPPLWITQHPNESGYYIGIGRSIIAGNKDYQNQAKNAAYNDIATQIEVYVKGESESKFTEDTGVVRDYSMTRTQTSTDVKIENIELVDSWSNKKEYWVYYRLSKAEYQRIRSERIESALNIGRGFYEQSLENLEKSLYVVAIQNLYLAFNAISPYIGETLKVASWGKEINLDQKIIQMINELQNNVLIEFASSAVNCKKGKDIDISIPLLVSMLMNNNKVPISGIPISFIQIGGLGKVTNYAVTDAAGKIDFKISKMYLRSQDDCIEASINMDSLLTSIKSRVARIYYPDFKPAKGILRIYCQPLKVKISELNTDLQNRLINKATLSSFIEKSLVDIGIQTVDNDSADLFITINSSCYKGKQISGMEAVTVLVEVDLSITDSLTGTEYYREKMVNQKGVASNYEEAQRRAFQNIGLLLQTQVIPQRIAALFNN, encoded by the coding sequence ATGACCGCACCTATCTTTGCTTCGGTTAAACCGCCTTTATGGATTACCCAACACCCCAATGAAAGTGGTTATTACATAGGCATAGGACGCAGCATCATTGCAGGTAACAAAGACTATCAGAACCAGGCTAAGAACGCCGCATATAATGATATAGCGACCCAAATCGAGGTTTACGTAAAAGGCGAATCTGAGAGCAAATTTACAGAGGACACAGGTGTAGTAAGGGATTATTCGATGACCAGAACCCAGACTTCAACTGATGTAAAAATTGAGAATATAGAATTAGTTGACTCATGGAGCAATAAGAAAGAGTATTGGGTTTATTACCGGTTATCAAAAGCGGAATATCAGAGGATTAGGAGCGAAAGGATTGAATCTGCTTTGAATATTGGCAGAGGATTTTATGAGCAAAGCCTTGAAAATCTTGAGAAGAGCTTGTATGTTGTTGCCATACAGAATCTCTATCTGGCCTTTAATGCAATCAGCCCTTACATCGGTGAAACTTTGAAAGTTGCTTCATGGGGTAAGGAAATAAATTTAGATCAAAAGATTATTCAAATGATTAATGAACTACAGAATAATGTTCTGATAGAATTTGCTTCAAGTGCTGTAAATTGTAAGAAAGGTAAGGATATTGACATATCCATTCCCTTGTTAGTAAGCATGTTAATGAACAATAATAAAGTACCAATAAGTGGTATCCCGATTAGCTTTATCCAAATTGGTGGATTGGGGAAAGTAACTAATTATGCAGTAACAGACGCTGCGGGTAAGATAGATTTTAAAATTAGTAAAATGTATCTCAGATCTCAAGATGATTGCATTGAAGCCAGTATAAACATGGATTCCTTGCTAACATCTATCAAGTCAAGAGTTGCAAGAATTTATTATCCTGACTTCAAACCGGCTAAAGGCATCTTGAGAATATACTGTCAACCGTTAAAAGTAAAAATATCTGAGCTGAATACAGACTTACAGAATAGGCTAATCAACAAGGCTACCTTGAGTTCCTTTATTGAAAAATCACTTGTAGATATCGGAATACAAACAGTTGATAATGATTCTGCCGATTTGTTTATCACAATTAACAGTTCTTGCTACAAAGGAAAACAAATCAGCGGAATGGAAGCGGTAACAGTTCTGGTAGAAGTTGACCTTAGCATAACTGATTCGCTTACCGGCACTGAATACTACCGGGAAAAAATGGTAAATCAAAAGGGTGTGGCCTCAAATTACGAAGAGGCGCAAAGAAGAGCTTTTCAGAATATTGGTCTTCTGTTACAGACACAAGTGATTCCACAGAGGATTGCAGCATTGTTTAACAACTGA
- a CDS encoding class I tRNA ligase family protein: protein MQYNTAIASAMELLNAIIKIREPEKLNPAEQAAYAFACSSLPKMLYLFAPHIAEELWQVLQQNKLLHESGLPVYDPQHLIRNSITYVVQINGKIRGKLEVAADTDADTIKALALAVENVQRSLEGMNIKKIIVVPGKMVSIAAG, encoded by the coding sequence ATGCAATACAACACTGCCATCGCTTCAGCGATGGAACTGCTGAATGCCATCATCAAGATCAGGGAGCCGGAGAAGCTGAATCCTGCAGAACAAGCCGCGTATGCCTTCGCTTGCTCCTCTTTGCCCAAAATGCTCTATCTCTTTGCACCGCATATTGCCGAAGAGCTGTGGCAGGTTTTGCAGCAGAATAAGTTGCTGCACGAAAGCGGTTTGCCGGTTTACGATCCGCAGCATCTGATCCGCAATAGCATTACCTACGTTGTGCAGATCAATGGTAAAATCCGTGGCAAACTGGAAGTAGCAGCCGATACAGATGCCGATACCATTAAAGCCCTAGCCTTGGCAGTGGAGAATGTGCAACGCAGCCTGGAAGGTATGAACATAAAGAAGATCATCGTTGTCCCGGGTAAAATGGTGTCCATTGCCGCAGGGTAG